A segment of the Arachis hypogaea cultivar Tifrunner chromosome 5, arahy.Tifrunner.gnm2.J5K5, whole genome shotgun sequence genome:
ATTATAGGTCTTTGTTCTTGATTTTAGTTCTTATTTTTGCTGTGATTTAGTTCTTGTTCTTCtggtattttcttatttaattgtttaattatgGCTGTGTTTGCTTTTAATTGTCCATTTATGGCTGCCTTCGTTAGTTGGTGTATGGATAATAATTTGTGTTCATTAAATTTATGCAGATTTATCTTACGCACTTTCTATAATTGTTATAGTGTTATGGAAAACAAGAAAGAGAAAACTTTAAGGTCAAGCATCTCAATGAGAGATATTATCtatgaacaagaagagcaaattGGATTAGGTCCTCGTCAATCCCGATTAATATCAACGGTGAAGAAAAGTAGAGGATTGAAAGGTGGTTCTATGGTTAATATCATTGGTGAGCTAGAGGATACTGCATCAAGCCCTTCTCAAACACCTTTAGTACCATATGCTAATGATGATAGTAAGTGTGCCTTTATTTCATGTgatttgaaagaaataaaataatactatttttaatttcctGCTTGTGTGTGTATTTTATTCTTGAATTTGATAATACCTTAATACTATTGCccaattctttttttaaaaaagaaaaaaaacacaaacaaacaAGTTAGGAAATTgagataaatttttgaattttgtcacaGTTAATCTATTTCCTTTTAAATGACTTTTCTTTTAATACTTGATAACAGGACCAGTTTTAGCATCACCCCAAACTAATGATGATGATAGTAAgtaattatgttttatgtttagtttaATACTTATAatcaatgtatattattttttacattattgtcttttatttctttatttccatAACAGAACCAGCAACCAAAAGAAAAAGGGGTCCGACAAAGTGCCTTAAAACTCATGGTTTAAGCTATGAGGATCGGCTGCCAATAAGATTAAATAAGTATGGTCAACCAATTGGTTGCAATCGAGCCAAGTTAAGCAGTCATTTAGGAACTTTGGTTAGAAATGCACATCTTGCTCCATTGACATACACAAATTGGCATGGACTTAAAGATAATTGGAAAGATTTGTGGGAAGCTACCATTGTATTACACTTTTACCTCTTTTAACTTAggtgttttttttctttattgatcttAAAAACTAAGTATTACTACATCATGGTGTAGGAAAAGTTTGACATTGGAGAAAGAGCTAAAGGGTGGGTTTTCAAAACCTTAGGTTCATCTTGGAGGACATATAAAAGTCGGTTAAAAAATCAATATTTTAAAGAAAACATGCCACTAGTTTACAATATAAAGAATTGTCCTCGTACTGTTCCACTTGAACATTGGAAGATTCTTGTTCAATTTTGGAGCCTAGATATGATTAAGGTATATTAATTCTTAGCATGTAATTTTCATGACATTATAATTAGTTATACTATCTAACTTTGCTTGTTTGTGTATTTTGAAgcttaattattcaattatatttttatgattttaaaggaACAAAGCAAGAAGAATAAAGCTAGTAGAGCAAAGAATACAAGTCAGCATACAACAGGATCAAAAACATTTGCTGAAATACGTGAAGAGGAGGTAGAATTAATCTGTTCACACTTGtcttatttgtatttatttttttagttgattGTGCTTTTTCTTAATAGGCAATGAAAAATCCTGATAGAAGAGAACCATCTCAGGTGAACATGTTCTTTTTAACACACAAGTCAAGAGATGGAAAACCAATGAGTGAGGGAACAAGCAAAAATTTTGTAAGATAtgtatttcttttaatatatattttttgtgatatagATTTTTTTGTCATAGATTAATgtagtttgaattttggattgtAGTCTGAGCTTGAGGATGCCATAGTTTCACATCCTGAAAAATTAGAAAGCAC
Coding sequences within it:
- the LOC112800708 gene encoding uncharacterized protein isoform X1, with the protein product MLIVMENKKEKTLRSSISMRDIIYEQEEQIGLGPRQSRLISTVKKSRGLKGGSMVNIIGELEDTASSPSQTPLVPYANDDRPVLASPQTNDDDKPATKRKRGPTKCLKTHGLSYEDRLPIRLNKYGQPIGCNRAKLSSHLGTLVRNAHLAPLTYTNWHGLKDNWKDLWEATIEKFDIGERAKGWVFKTLGSSWRTYKSRLKNQYFKENMPLVYNIKNCPRTVPLEHWKILVQFWSLDMIKEQSKKNKASRAKNTSQHTTGSKTFAEIREEEAMKNPDRREPSQVNMFFLTHKSRDGKPMSEGTSKNFSELEDAIVSHPEKLESTNQDDILSQVLGKDQPGRVRTYGRGVVASDLWGSRSQVETERLIKEVKENAQTEIQNIQQKMQEEMEIKLQERVEDMKSQMLCGFNVFLNQLQKNLPGVEIPNLSFLSTTLNTKEVEAIATANHEVFTAEKEVPSKSSTIIEDVFNFHTKSLSQTREKNVILSPKKKQAFCSSLTQEVLDLKLKKMKHDQHKKRSKKKKVVCL
- the LOC112800708 gene encoding uncharacterized protein isoform X7, whose translation is MLIVMENKKEKTLRSSISMRDIIYEQEEQIGLGPRQSRLISTVKKSRGLKGGSMVNIIGELEDTASSPSQTPLVPYANDDRPVLASPQTNDDDKPATKRKRGPTKCLKTHGLSYEDRLPIRLNKYGQPIGCNRAKLSSHLGTLVRNAHLAPLTYTNWHGLKDNWKDLWEATIEKFDIGERAKGWVFKTLGSSWRTYKSRLKNQYFKENMPLVYNIKNCPRTVPLEHWKILVQFWSLDMIKEQSKKNKASRAKNTSQHTTGSKTFAEIREEEVNMFFLTHKSRDGKPMSEGTSKNFSELEDAIVSHPEKLESTNQDDILSQVLGKDQPGRVRTYGRGVVASDLWGSRSQVETERLIKEVKENAQTEIQNIQQKMQEEMEIKLQERVEDMKSQMLCGFNVFLNQLQKNLPGVEIPNLSFLSTTLNTKEVEAIATANHEVFTAEKEAFCSSLTQEVLDLKLKKMKHDQHKKRSKKKKVVCL
- the LOC112800708 gene encoding uncharacterized protein isoform X5, with translation MLIVMENKKEKTLRSSISMRDIIYEQEEQIGLGPRQSRLISTVKKSRGLKGGSMVNIIGELEDTASSPSQTPLVPYANDDRPVLASPQTNDDDKPATKRKRGPTKCLKTHGLSYEDRLPIRLNKYGQPIGCNRAKLSSHLGTLVRNAHLAPLTYTNWHGLKDNWKDLWEATIEKFDIGERAKGWVFKTLGSSWRTYKSRLKNQYFKENMPLVYNIKNCPRTVPLEHWKILVQFWSLDMIKEQSKKNKASRAKNTSQHTTGSKTFAEIREEEAMKNPDRREPSQVNMFFLTHKSRDGKPMSEGTSKNFSELEDAIVSHPEKLESTNQDDILSQVLGKDQPGRVRTYGRGVVASDLWGSRSQVETERLIKEVKENAQTEIQNIQQKMQEEMEIKLQERVEDMKSQMLCGFNVFLNQLQKNLPGVEIPNLSFLSTTLNTKEVEAIATANHEVFTAEKEAFCSSLTQEVLDLKLKKMKHDQHKKRSKKKKVVCL
- the LOC112800708 gene encoding uncharacterized protein isoform X3 gives rise to the protein MLIVMENKKEKTLRSSISMRDIIYEQEEQIGLGPRQSRLISTVKKSRGLKGGSMVNIIGELEDTASSPSQTPLVPYANDDRPVLASPQTNDDDKPATKRKRGPTKCLKTHGLSYEDRLPIRLNKYGQPIGCNRAKLSSHLGTLVRNAHLAPLTYTNWHGLKDNWKDLWEATIEKFDIGERAKGWVFKTLGSSWRTYKSRLKNQYFKENMPLVYNIKNCPRTVPLEHWKILVQFWSLDMIKEQSKKNKASRAKNTSQHTTGSKTFAEIREEEVNMFFLTHKSRDGKPMSEGTSKNFSELEDAIVSHPEKLESTNQDDILSQVLGKDQPGRVRTYGRGVVASDLWGSRSQVETERLIKEVKENAQTEIQNIQQKMQEEMEIKLQERVEDMKSQMLCGFNVFLNQLQKNLPGVEIPNLSFLSTTLNTKEVEAIATANHEVFTAEKEVPSKSSTIIEDVFNFHTKSLSQTREKNVILSPKKKQAFCSSLTQEVLDLKLKKMKHDQHKKRSKKKKVVCL
- the LOC112800708 gene encoding uncharacterized protein isoform X8, whose protein sequence is MENKKEKTLRSSISMRDIIYEQEEQIGLGPRQSRLISTVKKSRGLKGGSMVNIIGELEDTASSPSQTPLVPYANDDRPVLASPQTNDDDKPATKRKRGPTKCLKTHGLSYEDRLPIRLNKYGQPIGCNRAKLSSHLGTLVRNAHLAPLTYTNWHGLKDNWKDLWEATIEKFDIGERAKGWVFKTLGSSWRTYKSRLKNQYFKENMPLVYNIKNCPRTVPLEHWKILVQFWSLDMIKEQSKKNKASRAKNTSQHTTGSKTFAEIREEEVNMFFLTHKSRDGKPMSEGTSKNFSELEDAIVSHPEKLESTNQDDILSQVLGKDQPGRVRTYGRGVVASDLWGSRSQVETERLIKEVKENAQTEIQNIQQKMQEEMEIKLQERVEDMKSQMLCGFNVFLNQLQKNLPGVEIPNLSFLSTTLNTKEVEAIATANHEVFTAEKEAFCSSLTQEVLDLKLKKMKHDQHKKRSKKKKVVCL
- the LOC112800708 gene encoding uncharacterized protein isoform X2; the encoded protein is MENKKEKTLRSSISMRDIIYEQEEQIGLGPRQSRLISTVKKSRGLKGGSMVNIIGELEDTASSPSQTPLVPYANDDRPVLASPQTNDDDKPATKRKRGPTKCLKTHGLSYEDRLPIRLNKYGQPIGCNRAKLSSHLGTLVRNAHLAPLTYTNWHGLKDNWKDLWEATIEKFDIGERAKGWVFKTLGSSWRTYKSRLKNQYFKENMPLVYNIKNCPRTVPLEHWKILVQFWSLDMIKEQSKKNKASRAKNTSQHTTGSKTFAEIREEEAMKNPDRREPSQVNMFFLTHKSRDGKPMSEGTSKNFSELEDAIVSHPEKLESTNQDDILSQVLGKDQPGRVRTYGRGVVASDLWGSRSQVETERLIKEVKENAQTEIQNIQQKMQEEMEIKLQERVEDMKSQMLCGFNVFLNQLQKNLPGVEIPNLSFLSTTLNTKEVEAIATANHEVFTAEKEVPSKSSTIIEDVFNFHTKSLSQTREKNVILSPKKKQAFCSSLTQEVLDLKLKKMKHDQHKKRSKKKKVVCL
- the LOC112800708 gene encoding uncharacterized protein isoform X6 yields the protein MENKKEKTLRSSISMRDIIYEQEEQIGLGPRQSRLISTVKKSRGLKGGSMVNIIGELEDTASSPSQTPLVPYANDDRPVLASPQTNDDDKPATKRKRGPTKCLKTHGLSYEDRLPIRLNKYGQPIGCNRAKLSSHLGTLVRNAHLAPLTYTNWHGLKDNWKDLWEATIEKFDIGERAKGWVFKTLGSSWRTYKSRLKNQYFKENMPLVYNIKNCPRTVPLEHWKILVQFWSLDMIKEQSKKNKASRAKNTSQHTTGSKTFAEIREEEAMKNPDRREPSQVNMFFLTHKSRDGKPMSEGTSKNFSELEDAIVSHPEKLESTNQDDILSQVLGKDQPGRVRTYGRGVVASDLWGSRSQVETERLIKEVKENAQTEIQNIQQKMQEEMEIKLQERVEDMKSQMLCGFNVFLNQLQKNLPGVEIPNLSFLSTTLNTKEVEAIATANHEVFTAEKEAFCSSLTQEVLDLKLKKMKHDQHKKRSKKKKVVCL
- the LOC112800708 gene encoding uncharacterized protein isoform X4, translated to MENKKEKTLRSSISMRDIIYEQEEQIGLGPRQSRLISTVKKSRGLKGGSMVNIIGELEDTASSPSQTPLVPYANDDRPVLASPQTNDDDKPATKRKRGPTKCLKTHGLSYEDRLPIRLNKYGQPIGCNRAKLSSHLGTLVRNAHLAPLTYTNWHGLKDNWKDLWEATIEKFDIGERAKGWVFKTLGSSWRTYKSRLKNQYFKENMPLVYNIKNCPRTVPLEHWKILVQFWSLDMIKEQSKKNKASRAKNTSQHTTGSKTFAEIREEEVNMFFLTHKSRDGKPMSEGTSKNFSELEDAIVSHPEKLESTNQDDILSQVLGKDQPGRVRTYGRGVVASDLWGSRSQVETERLIKEVKENAQTEIQNIQQKMQEEMEIKLQERVEDMKSQMLCGFNVFLNQLQKNLPGVEIPNLSFLSTTLNTKEVEAIATANHEVFTAEKEVPSKSSTIIEDVFNFHTKSLSQTREKNVILSPKKKQAFCSSLTQEVLDLKLKKMKHDQHKKRSKKKKVVCL